In Musa acuminata AAA Group cultivar baxijiao chromosome BXJ2-8, Cavendish_Baxijiao_AAA, whole genome shotgun sequence, one genomic interval encodes:
- the LOC135618980 gene encoding uncharacterized protein LOC135618980 — MGMEGISHRKLHVNGINMHVAEKGDGPVVLFVHGFPELWYSWRHQIASLAARGYRAVAPDLRGYGDSDAPPSASAYTILHLVGDLVALIHALGQDQVFVVGHDWGAAVAWWLCMLRPDKVKALVNLSVPFSPRNPHRRTLDSLRAIFGDDHYMCRFQEHGATEAEFAQIETSLLIKKFLTYRKPEPIIVPKEKGFDGTLETPIALPTWLSEEDINYFASKFEKSGFTGGLNYYRCLDLNWELTAPWTGAQIKVPVKFIVGDLDLTYHSPGVQDYIHKGGFKKLVPFLQDVVVMEGVGHFINQERPHDISDHIYEFIKKF, encoded by the exons ATGGGAATGGAAGGGATCAGCCACCGGAAGCTGCACGTGAACGGCATCAACATGCACGTGGCCGAGAAGGGCGACGGCCCCGTCGTCCTCTTCGTCCACGGCTTCCCCGAGCTCTGGTATTCCTGGCGCCACCAGATCGCCTCCCTCGCCGCCCGCGGCTACCGCGCCGTCGCCCCCGACCTCCGCGGCTACGGCGACTCCGACGCCCCTCCCTCAGCCTCCGCCTACACCATACTCCAcctcgtcggcgacctcgtcgcccTCATCCACGCCCTCGGCCAGGACCAA GTGTTTGTGGTGGGGCACGATTGGGGCGCGGCCGTGGCGTGGTGGCTCTGCATGTTGCGGCCGGACAAGGTGAAGGCGCTGGTGAACTTGAGCGTGCCGTTTAGCCCTCGGAACCCTCACCGCAGGACGTTGGACTCGTTGAGGGCCATCTTTGGGGACGACCACTATATGTGCCGCTTCCAG GAACATGGGGCAACAGAAGCTGAATTTGCACAGATTGAGACTAGTTTGttgattaaaaagttcttaaCATATCGCAAGCCAGAACCCATTATTGTACCTAAGGAGAAAGGATTTGATGGTACTCTTGAAACTCCTATTGCCTTGCCTACATGGTTGTCAGAAGAAGATATAAACTATTTTGCTAGCAAATTTGAGAAGTCAGGCTTTACTGGAGGATTGAACTACTATCGGTGCTTGGACTT GAACTGGGAGCTCACAGCACCTTGGACTGGGGCCCAAATAAAGGTACCTGTGAAGTTTATTGTTGGGGATCTTGACTTGACATACCATTCGCCAGGTGTCCAAGACTACATACACAAGGGTGGTTTCAAGAAACTGGTTCCATTTCTTCAAGATGTTGTTGTGATGGAAGGAGTAGGCCACTTCATCAACCAGGAGAGGCCCCATGATATTTCTGATCACATATACGAGTTCATTAAGAAGTTCTAG
- the LOC135618443 gene encoding pectinesterase-like isoform X2: MASDAIAFFLLSSFFLLSPVVSVVPLLAPVDPSTACNSTLDPKFCKTVLPPRGSNNLYEYGRFSVAKSLSNARKFLHLINRYLAHKSNLSPTASLALLDCQLLSELNIDILTAAETTLNDTDKLLDHQADKVHTLLSALVTNQHTCSDGLHATESAWSIKNGLSVPMHNSTKLYGVSLALFKRAWEPHRKNRNVSHSRVPRRKTLGRGLLQATDAVLVNDVVRVSQDGSGNFVTITDAVKSAPVDHDENTGYHLIYVAAGVYEEYVVIPKHKKHLMMIGDGINQTVITGNHSVGDGWTTFTSSTFVALGHGFVAINITFRNAAGPAKYQAVAVLNNADMSTFYRCSFEGYQDTLYTHSMRQFYRECDIYGTVDYIFGNAAVVFQNCNVYSRLPLPGQINTITAQGRTDPNQNTGTSMQSCNFLDAADLAATALCLESQESPMTYLGRPWKPYSRTVVMQSYMDSLIEPAGWVQWNSDDLALNTLYYAEYNNSGPGSGTAGRVDWPGYLVISANDAINFTVSNFISGDQWLPMAGVPHDSGLV; this comes from the exons ATGGCTTCCGACGCCATTGCTTTCTTCCTCCTgagttccttcttcctcctcagtCCCGTTGTCTCCGTAGTTCCTCTGTTGGCCCCTGTCGACCCTTCCACCGCATGCAACTCGACGCTCGACCCCAAGTTCTGCAAGACGGTCCTTCCCCCACGAGGATCCAACAACCTGTACGAGTATGGCCGCTTCTCCGTCGCCAAGTCCCTCTCCAATGCCAGGAAGTTCCTCCATCTGATCAACCGATACCTCGCTCACAAGTCGAACCTGTCGCCGACTGCCTCGTTGGCCCTCCTCGACTGCCAGCTCCTGTCGGAGCTCAACATCGACATCCTCACCGCGGCTGAAACCACACTGAATGACACCGACAAGCTCCTCGACCACCAAGCCGACAAGGTGCACACCCTGCTGTCAGCTCTGGTCACCAACCAGCACACCTGCTCCGACGGCCTGCATGCGACGGAGTCGGCGTGGTCCATCAAGAACGGCCTCTCCGTCCCTATGCACAATAGCACTAAGCTCTACGGCGTCTCCCTTGCACTCTTCAAGCGGGCCTGGGAGCCGCACAGGAAGAACAGGAACGTCAGCCACTCCAGAGTCCCACGTAGGAAGACACT CGGGCGGGGGCTCCTTCAGGCGACCGACGCCGTCCTGGTAAACGACGTCGTGCGGGTGAGCCAAGACGGCAGTGGGAACTTCGTGACGATCACAGACGCGGTCAAGTCGGCCCCCGTAGACCACGACGAAAACACCGGCTACCACTTGATATACGTCGCCGCCGGGGTTTACGAAGAGTACGTCGTCATCCCCAAGCATAAGAAACACTTGATGATGATCGGCGATGGGATCAACCAGACGGTGATCACCGGCAACCATAGCGTCGGTGATGGCTGGACTACCTTCACCTCCTCGACCTTTG TCGCCCTCGGACATGGATTCGTGGCGATCAACATAACCTTCCGAAACGCGGCCGGGCCGGCCAAGTACCAAGCGGTCGCTGTCCTGAACAACGCAGATATGTCCACCTTCTACAGATGCAGCTTCGAGGGCTACCAAGACACGCTCTACACCCACTCCATGAGGCAGTTCTACAGGGAGTGCGACATCTACGGCACAGTGGACTACATATTCGGCAACGCAGCGGTGGTGTTCCAGAACTGCAACGTCTACTCCCGGTTGCCCCTCCCTGGCCAGATCAACACCATCACCGCGCAAGGCCGGACCGACCCGAACCAGAACACCGGCACGTCGATGCAGTCCTGCAACTTCCTCGACGCGGCTGATCTGGCCGCCACGGCCCTCTGCCTGGAATCACAGGAGTCGCCGATGACGTACCTCGGCCGACCGTGGAAGCCTTACTCGAGGACCGTGGTCATGCAATCGTACATGGATTCGCTGATCGAGCCTGCAGGTTGGGTGCAATGGAACAGCGATGACCTCGCACTGAACACGTTGTACTACGCAGAGTACAACAACAGCGGTCCCGGTTCCGGCACGGCCGGCCGCGTCGACTGGCCAGGATACCTTGTGATCAGCGCCAACGACGCCATCAATTTTACTGTCAGCAACTTCATTTCGGGTGATCAATGGCTGCCGATGGCTGGAGTGCCTCATGACAGTGGATTGGTCTGA
- the LOC103993356 gene encoding RING-H2 finger protein ATL2, whose amino-acid sequence MPGLVIVILWIFCTVVVLSVSWSVLKAVCDGLPDNRTATSTITTTTAAVASIAAAAPNASGIMTAGAAAASQDVLSVLPVFVYSTAQKKKLSCSVCLMDFKEGEKGRFLPRCFHCFHVDCIDMWLTSHSDCPVCRASVDPEAPELAV is encoded by the coding sequence ATGCCTGGTCTTGTCATCGTCATCCTGTGGATCTTCTGCACGGTCGTAGTTCTCTCCGTCTCCTGGTCCGTCCTCAAAGCCGTATGCGATGGTTTGCCCGACAACCGGACTGCAACctccaccatcaccaccaccacggcAGCCGTCGCCTCAATCGCAGCCGCGGCCCCTAACGCCAGCGGGATCATGACAgcgggcgccgccgccgcctcccaaGATGTCCTCTCGGTGCTGCCGGTCTTCGTCTACTCCACGGCTCAGAAGAAGAAGCTGAGCTGCTCTGTGTGCCTGATGGACTTCAAGGAGGGGGAGAAGGGGCGGTTTCTCCCCAGGTGCTTCCACTGCTTCCATGTGGATTGCATAGACATGTGGCTGACTTCTCATTCCGACTGCCCCGTCTGCCGCGCCTCCGTCGACCCCGAAGCTCCAGAGCTTGCCGTCTGA
- the LOC135618443 gene encoding pectinesterase-like isoform X1 translates to MASDAIAFFLLSSFFLLSPVVSVVPLLAPVDPSTACNSTLDPKFCKTVLPPRGSNNLYEYGRFSVAKSLSNARKFLHLINRYLAHKSNLSPTASLALLDCQLLSELNIDILTAAETTLNDTDKLLDHQADKVHTLLSALVTNQHTCSDGLHATESAWSIKNGLSVPMHNSTKLYGVSLALFKRAWEPHRKNRNVSHSRVPRRKTLLFHEVAVGRDGELPLRMPAQKRELFEKWSGRGLLQATDAVLVNDVVRVSQDGSGNFVTITDAVKSAPVDHDENTGYHLIYVAAGVYEEYVVIPKHKKHLMMIGDGINQTVITGNHSVGDGWTTFTSSTFVALGHGFVAINITFRNAAGPAKYQAVAVLNNADMSTFYRCSFEGYQDTLYTHSMRQFYRECDIYGTVDYIFGNAAVVFQNCNVYSRLPLPGQINTITAQGRTDPNQNTGTSMQSCNFLDAADLAATALCLESQESPMTYLGRPWKPYSRTVVMQSYMDSLIEPAGWVQWNSDDLALNTLYYAEYNNSGPGSGTAGRVDWPGYLVISANDAINFTVSNFISGDQWLPMAGVPHDSGLV, encoded by the exons ATGGCTTCCGACGCCATTGCTTTCTTCCTCCTgagttccttcttcctcctcagtCCCGTTGTCTCCGTAGTTCCTCTGTTGGCCCCTGTCGACCCTTCCACCGCATGCAACTCGACGCTCGACCCCAAGTTCTGCAAGACGGTCCTTCCCCCACGAGGATCCAACAACCTGTACGAGTATGGCCGCTTCTCCGTCGCCAAGTCCCTCTCCAATGCCAGGAAGTTCCTCCATCTGATCAACCGATACCTCGCTCACAAGTCGAACCTGTCGCCGACTGCCTCGTTGGCCCTCCTCGACTGCCAGCTCCTGTCGGAGCTCAACATCGACATCCTCACCGCGGCTGAAACCACACTGAATGACACCGACAAGCTCCTCGACCACCAAGCCGACAAGGTGCACACCCTGCTGTCAGCTCTGGTCACCAACCAGCACACCTGCTCCGACGGCCTGCATGCGACGGAGTCGGCGTGGTCCATCAAGAACGGCCTCTCCGTCCCTATGCACAATAGCACTAAGCTCTACGGCGTCTCCCTTGCACTCTTCAAGCGGGCCTGGGAGCCGCACAGGAAGAACAGGAACGTCAGCCACTCCAGAGTCCCACGTAGGAAGACACTGTTATTCCACGAAGTCGCCGTCGGCCGCGACGGCGAGCTACCGCTGAGGATGCCGGCCCAGAAAAGGGAGCTGTTCGAGAAGTGGAGCGGGCGGGGGCTCCTTCAGGCGACCGACGCCGTCCTGGTAAACGACGTCGTGCGGGTGAGCCAAGACGGCAGTGGGAACTTCGTGACGATCACAGACGCGGTCAAGTCGGCCCCCGTAGACCACGACGAAAACACCGGCTACCACTTGATATACGTCGCCGCCGGGGTTTACGAAGAGTACGTCGTCATCCCCAAGCATAAGAAACACTTGATGATGATCGGCGATGGGATCAACCAGACGGTGATCACCGGCAACCATAGCGTCGGTGATGGCTGGACTACCTTCACCTCCTCGACCTTTG TCGCCCTCGGACATGGATTCGTGGCGATCAACATAACCTTCCGAAACGCGGCCGGGCCGGCCAAGTACCAAGCGGTCGCTGTCCTGAACAACGCAGATATGTCCACCTTCTACAGATGCAGCTTCGAGGGCTACCAAGACACGCTCTACACCCACTCCATGAGGCAGTTCTACAGGGAGTGCGACATCTACGGCACAGTGGACTACATATTCGGCAACGCAGCGGTGGTGTTCCAGAACTGCAACGTCTACTCCCGGTTGCCCCTCCCTGGCCAGATCAACACCATCACCGCGCAAGGCCGGACCGACCCGAACCAGAACACCGGCACGTCGATGCAGTCCTGCAACTTCCTCGACGCGGCTGATCTGGCCGCCACGGCCCTCTGCCTGGAATCACAGGAGTCGCCGATGACGTACCTCGGCCGACCGTGGAAGCCTTACTCGAGGACCGTGGTCATGCAATCGTACATGGATTCGCTGATCGAGCCTGCAGGTTGGGTGCAATGGAACAGCGATGACCTCGCACTGAACACGTTGTACTACGCAGAGTACAACAACAGCGGTCCCGGTTCCGGCACGGCCGGCCGCGTCGACTGGCCAGGATACCTTGTGATCAGCGCCAACGACGCCATCAATTTTACTGTCAGCAACTTCATTTCGGGTGATCAATGGCTGCCGATGGCTGGAGTGCCTCATGACAGTGGATTGGTCTGA